The following are encoded together in the Pedobacter steynii genome:
- a CDS encoding sensor histidine kinase → MAINLNIQRHSFQPGAMSIIQMGEELIGHPSTAINELVKNGYDADALNCKVYFHHSKNPTESFAFVFDNGSGMDDNTLFGDWLKPSVSSKRRANAKSKTFKRHLLGSKGIGRLAAMALGESVTVISKKEKRNLYNWITINRESFRRDKLLSEVYFPGDSIDVFDKLFKDEKYYSERSCFKNESLLRVLNMVSLNDFNNGTLIVIERLDSSVLKIIAEDFNQTEIFNEPSIKGTSFYKSLSALITPLRINSDIQAELLDKEIIHKENLISTKDSAFSVEFGINLIPNQGANEVDWQEIEPIPVQSVYDFRAYGKVNSKGDLKGFLDYKRLIKYSYEETLEIPFSEIINESINGKDLSLEMFSDQKKQVNETGEYYFDIRIYDIGEKDNLEKLALEAGFESGMKFRTAFKDFQGLRISKNGFGVKPYGEEVEDWIGLSKARVQNPGQNVNTNQILGYVFFYSPENDILEEKTNREGFLENRAFMQVKSTMSVLFKNIGRKRYNYRLLHGIGRVPSSRHTRPDIEEFRSVLNSNNISQIRNYSEKFLKDVTTSMDNLEDSLSFAERLASLGGSVELIYHEMAQPISALRNTKSSLNFKKERIDAEIADSFLNDIDTLHHSTDIIAELRSSLQPAIGRTRKKKFKPRDTFFKVLNLFKNDIFDNKIEIIFDKELDDYEIVDLEYAFWISFLNIVNNAVYWIKKAGRGGEIRFLLEGDSLVVSNSGPFINDDILDLIFSYGVTTRQEKNATGLGLAFTQSVLSRNNWAVSAINRDNGPAFIIKKLENE, encoded by the coding sequence TTTCAACCTGGTGCAATGTCAATTATTCAAATGGGAGAGGAATTGATTGGTCATCCAAGTACGGCCATAAATGAGCTTGTAAAAAATGGATATGATGCTGATGCATTAAATTGTAAAGTATATTTTCATCATTCTAAAAATCCAACGGAATCATTTGCTTTTGTCTTTGATAATGGCAGTGGAATGGACGATAATACTCTTTTTGGCGATTGGTTAAAGCCATCAGTTAGTTCTAAAAGAAGAGCGAATGCTAAGAGTAAGACTTTTAAAAGACATTTGCTAGGAAGTAAAGGAATAGGACGTTTAGCTGCAATGGCATTGGGTGAAAGCGTTACAGTTATATCAAAGAAGGAAAAAAGAAACTTATATAACTGGATAACGATTAATCGAGAATCCTTTAGAAGGGATAAATTATTATCTGAGGTTTATTTTCCTGGTGACAGCATTGATGTGTTTGATAAGCTTTTTAAAGATGAGAAATATTATTCGGAAAGAAGCTGCTTCAAGAACGAGTCGTTGTTGCGTGTGCTAAATATGGTTTCGCTAAATGACTTCAACAATGGAACATTAATTGTAATCGAAAGACTTGATAGTTCTGTTTTGAAAATTATAGCAGAAGATTTTAATCAAACTGAAATTTTCAATGAACCTTCTATTAAAGGAACTAGTTTTTATAAATCATTATCTGCTTTAATTACTCCTTTGAGGATCAATTCAGATATTCAAGCGGAACTGCTTGATAAAGAAATTATTCATAAGGAGAATTTAATTTCAACAAAAGACAGTGCGTTCTCCGTGGAATTCGGCATCAATCTTATACCTAATCAAGGAGCAAATGAAGTTGATTGGCAAGAAATTGAGCCAATACCAGTACAATCCGTTTATGACTTTAGAGCATATGGAAAGGTTAATAGCAAAGGAGACTTAAAAGGATTTTTAGATTATAAACGCCTAATTAAATATAGTTATGAAGAAACCTTAGAGATTCCATTCTCCGAAATTATAAATGAAAGCATTAATGGAAAGGATTTGTCTTTAGAAATGTTTTCAGATCAAAAAAAGCAGGTAAATGAGACGGGTGAGTACTATTTTGATATACGTATTTATGATATAGGAGAAAAAGATAATCTAGAAAAACTCGCTTTAGAAGCTGGATTTGAATCAGGCATGAAATTTAGAACCGCTTTTAAAGATTTTCAAGGATTAAGAATATCAAAAAATGGATTTGGCGTTAAACCTTATGGTGAGGAAGTTGAGGATTGGATTGGTTTGTCTAAAGCAAGGGTTCAAAATCCGGGACAAAATGTTAATACAAATCAGATTCTTGGCTATGTATTTTTTTATTCTCCTGAAAATGATATTCTTGAAGAAAAAACAAATAGAGAAGGTTTTTTAGAGAATAGAGCATTTATGCAAGTGAAAAGCACTATGTCTGTTTTGTTTAAAAACATTGGTAGGAAAAGGTACAACTATAGGCTACTTCATGGAATTGGTAGAGTACCATCTAGTAGACATACTAGGCCTGATATTGAAGAATTTCGATCTGTCTTAAATTCCAATAATATTTCTCAAATAAGAAATTATTCCGAGAAGTTTTTGAAGGATGTAACTACTTCAATGGATAATCTTGAAGACTCGCTTTCTTTTGCTGAAAGACTGGCATCTCTTGGGGGGAGTGTAGAGTTAATTTATCATGAAATGGCACAACCTATCTCTGCGCTTAGAAATACAAAATCATCATTGAACTTTAAGAAAGAAAGAATAGATGCTGAAATAGCTGATAGCTTTTTGAATGATATTGATACACTACACCATTCTACAGATATTATTGCGGAACTCCGAAGCTCATTACAACCAGCTATCGGTCGAACTAGAAAAAAGAAATTTAAACCTAGGGATACTTTTTTTAAGGTTTTAAATCTCTTTAAGAATGACATATTTGATAATAAAATTGAAATAATTTTTGATAAGGAGTTGGATGATTATGAAATTGTAGATTTGGAGTATGCTTTTTGGATATCTTTTTTAAATATTGTTAATAATGCTGTATATTGGATTAAAAAAGCAGGTAGGGGCGGCGAGATAAGATTTTTGTTAGAAGGAGATAGCTTAGTTGTGAGTAACTCTGGACCTTTTATTAATGATGATATTCTTGATCTTATTTTTTCATATGGAGTTACAACAAGACAAGAGAAAAATGCAACTGGACTTGGTTTAGCTTTTACGCAAAGTGTGTTAAGTAGAAATAACTGGGCGGTAAGCGCGATAAATAGAGATAATGGTCCAGCTTTTATTATAAAAAAATTAGAAAATGAATAG
- a CDS encoding DUF262 domain-containing protein, translated as MAYIKTYDKNNRNILRINFERKLIQLAPDYQRNGDIWTLEKRQLLIDSILNDYDIPKIYFHVLDKRSPNYHGQEYAVIDGRQRLETIWMFLDGKFKLAEDFKFFKDSNVKVANFTYADLAKDEPELKGLFDSFDLPIVCVETDDLDLIDDMFLRLNEAVPLNAAEKRNAIRGPMVQSINNICKNDFLIKKVKFSNTRYQHKEVACRLLYLTWTLTNEKKIYDTKKVYLDEFVRAFKQNKVMKSKPIESAVVSVLDKMNTIFHDNDNLLRSQGIIPIYYLAFKDAISNSITINRKDLVEFRDEIQKNKSIAETDISKANYDLIEFDRLSLQGTNDAGSIRERLRILKEYLKIPII; from the coding sequence ATGGCATATATAAAAACGTACGATAAGAATAATAGAAATATATTAAGGATTAATTTTGAAAGAAAGTTAATTCAGCTCGCACCGGACTACCAAAGAAATGGAGATATATGGACATTAGAAAAACGACAACTCCTAATTGACTCAATTCTAAATGATTATGATATTCCCAAAATATACTTTCACGTTCTTGATAAAAGAAGTCCTAATTATCACGGTCAGGAATATGCGGTGATAGATGGCAGGCAACGTTTGGAAACCATATGGATGTTTCTAGATGGCAAGTTCAAACTCGCAGAAGACTTCAAATTCTTCAAAGACTCTAACGTCAAGGTAGCCAATTTCACCTATGCAGACTTAGCTAAAGACGAGCCAGAGTTAAAAGGTTTATTTGATTCATTTGATTTACCTATTGTATGTGTAGAAACGGATGATCTGGATTTAATTGATGATATGTTCTTAAGATTAAATGAGGCGGTTCCGTTGAATGCGGCTGAGAAGCGAAATGCAATAAGAGGGCCTATGGTACAAAGTATCAATAATATATGTAAGAATGACTTTCTAATTAAAAAAGTTAAATTCTCAAACACTCGGTATCAACATAAAGAAGTTGCTTGTAGACTTTTGTATTTAACCTGGACATTAACAAACGAAAAAAAGATTTATGATACCAAAAAAGTTTATTTGGATGAATTTGTAAGAGCCTTTAAACAAAATAAGGTTATGAAGTCTAAGCCAATTGAAAGTGCGGTTGTGTCTGTTCTTGATAAAATGAACACAATTTTTCATGACAATGATAATTTATTAAGATCTCAAGGCATCATTCCTATATATTATCTGGCATTTAAAGACGCTATTAGTAACTCTATTACCATCAACAGGAAAGATTTAGTGGAGTTTAGAGACGAAATCCAAAAAAATAAAAGCATAGCTGAGACAGATATCTCTAAAGCTAATTATGATCTAATAGAGTTTGACAGATTATCTCTTCAGGGCACGAATGATGCAGGTTCAATTAGAGAACGCTTACGAATATTAAAGGAGTACCTGAAGATACCTATAATTTAA
- a CDS encoding FRG domain-containing protein — protein MHKADKTINNLTELLELLKEDSKDIKTPIWFRGHANIGYKLIPGLFRYSKAPVETNLIEKFKQNATMLLNNNHIREIDWLFIMQHNGVPTRLLDWSESPLVALYFACSSDKKKDGALNMLLPIELNKKASIKQNYIVSINDTAIEQRYSPEAYKSETTSEMFPVAIICPRNSARIQAQAGTFTIFHRDKTPIEMIDGGKHVWRYKIPASSKDSILKELDLFGIDEFRLFPELPSLGSILKRNI, from the coding sequence ATGCACAAAGCAGATAAAACTATTAATAATTTAACTGAGCTTTTAGAGCTCTTAAAAGAGGACTCGAAGGATATAAAAACACCAATATGGTTTAGGGGTCATGCTAATATAGGTTATAAGCTTATTCCAGGATTATTTAGATATAGCAAAGCCCCAGTCGAAACAAATCTAATTGAAAAATTTAAGCAAAATGCCACGATGCTTTTAAACAATAACCATATCCGTGAAATAGATTGGTTATTTATCATGCAACATAATGGGGTTCCCACAAGATTATTAGATTGGTCTGAAAGCCCTTTAGTTGCACTCTATTTTGCATGTTCCAGCGATAAGAAGAAAGATGGTGCGTTAAACATGCTTTTGCCTATTGAGTTAAATAAAAAAGCATCAATTAAACAAAACTATATTGTTTCTATTAACGATACTGCAATTGAACAAAGGTATTCACCTGAAGCCTATAAAAGTGAAACAACTTCAGAGATGTTCCCTGTAGCTATTATTTGTCCTCGAAATAGTGCGAGAATCCAGGCACAAGCTGGAACATTTACGATTTTTCATAGAGACAAGACTCCAATTGAAATGATCGATGGTGGAAAGCACGTTTGGAGGTATAAAATTCCCGCCTCATCTAAAGATAGTATTCTCAAAGAGTTGGATTTGTTCGGCATAGATGAATTTAGATTATTCCCAGAATTACCGAGTTTAGGGTCAATATTAAAAAGAAACATATAA
- a CDS encoding helix-turn-helix domain-containing protein: MAGKKSKFELKIVENVKIIRKSLSKPQTYIGMILDVSDGYIGQIESEKWPAMYTLDQLNKIALDFNCSPKDFMPIEGVVEGDSIEN, encoded by the coding sequence ATGGCAGGAAAAAAATCAAAATTTGAATTGAAAATCGTTGAAAACGTAAAGATTATTCGGAAAAGCCTTTCGAAACCCCAAACCTACATCGGCATGATACTCGATGTTTCAGACGGCTATATTGGGCAAATAGAAAGTGAAAAATGGCCTGCAATGTATACGCTTGACCAATTGAATAAAATCGCTCTTGATTTTAATTGTAGTCCAAAGGATTTTATGCCAATAGAAGGGGTTGTTGAAGGTGATAGTATCGAAAATTAA
- a CDS encoding TlpA family protein disulfide reductase, protein MQKTILTIAMATLCLFFKALSQDKAVDITAKGIQIGQYIPNVKFEEIHNYKTKTASIADFQGKLLILDFWATWCGSCVNAIPEMEKLQKQFDGKVQFLSVSYEPKETVIPFLKRLHKGKPSMIPQVTGDKSLSKFFPHIYLPHFVWIGKDGKVRAVTDMIDVTAANIEKMLSSEGEVLLREKKDMRMKYDKNKPLLVNGNGGDGSQLIYHSTLSGYIEGMKSSRNLAPPDSAFGNRLTLSNCPAIWFFKLAFSDGYPTFFPDNRVLLEVKEPEKIYPSEEIRYSDWLKTPGNGYCYQLQVPKSLKDNFYPILQEDLRRIFPQYRGSVEKRKVKCMVLVLLPGADLLKTKHRTEQPEERFSSKGFHIKNSFMGAFIDRIQIEYQRFSKIPFLDHTGYLDRLDMDVEADLRNVESMNQGLKKYNLQWVEKEVELPMLVIRDKQ, encoded by the coding sequence ATGCAAAAAACGATTCTAACTATCGCAATGGCTACGCTTTGCCTTTTTTTTAAAGCACTATCCCAGGACAAGGCTGTAGATATTACAGCAAAAGGGATTCAAATAGGGCAATACATCCCTAACGTCAAATTTGAAGAGATTCACAATTACAAAACAAAAACGGCCAGTATCGCTGATTTCCAGGGGAAGCTGCTCATCCTAGATTTTTGGGCTACCTGGTGTGGTTCATGTGTCAATGCAATTCCTGAGATGGAAAAGCTTCAAAAGCAATTTGATGGAAAAGTACAGTTTCTGTCGGTTAGCTATGAGCCTAAAGAAACAGTGATTCCGTTTCTGAAGAGGTTGCATAAGGGTAAGCCATCCATGATTCCTCAGGTGACAGGAGATAAGTCGTTGAGCAAATTCTTCCCTCATATCTATCTTCCGCATTTTGTCTGGATAGGCAAGGATGGAAAGGTACGGGCAGTTACCGATATGATAGATGTAACTGCTGCCAATATTGAAAAGATGCTCAGCTCAGAAGGAGAGGTATTGCTTCGCGAAAAGAAGGACATGAGGATGAAGTATGATAAAAATAAGCCCCTTTTGGTAAACGGGAACGGAGGTGATGGCAGCCAGCTTATTTATCACTCCACATTGAGTGGTTATATCGAAGGAATGAAATCTTCCAGAAATCTGGCGCCACCAGATAGTGCTTTCGGTAACAGGCTTACTTTATCCAACTGTCCTGCCATCTGGTTTTTCAAGTTAGCGTTTAGTGATGGGTATCCTACCTTCTTTCCGGATAATAGGGTATTACTGGAAGTGAAGGAGCCTGAGAAGATTTATCCATCGGAGGAGATCCGCTATTCAGATTGGCTTAAAACCCCTGGTAACGGCTATTGCTATCAGTTACAGGTGCCTAAATCTCTAAAGGATAATTTCTATCCCATTCTACAAGAAGATTTAAGACGCATCTTTCCACAATATCGGGGATCTGTAGAAAAAAGGAAAGTAAAATGTATGGTTTTGGTACTGTTACCTGGCGCAGACCTTTTGAAAACTAAACACAGAACCGAGCAACCAGAAGAACGTTTCAGCTCCAAAGGGTTTCACATAAAAAACAGCTTTATGGGGGCCTTTATAGACCGGATCCAAATCGAGTACCAGAGATTCTCCAAGATTCCTTTCTTAGACCATACCGGGTATCTGGATAGGCTGGATATGGATGTTGAGGCTGATCTGAGGAATGTGGAATCGATGAACCAGGGCCTAAAGAAATATAACCTGCAATGGGTGGAGAAAGAAGTGGAACTACCAATGCTTGTCATCAGAGATAAACAATAA
- a CDS encoding SusC/RagA family TonB-linked outer membrane protein, translating to MKKYGYLLLVFQCLVFAGYAQQIVKGKVVAGEEETPLKRATIINLKDQKMVLSNENGDFSISLENGSTQLEVRYIGYFTKRVNVKIPGQNDLLILLKPESQNLKDVTIVSTGYQRLPKERATGSYVQLANEALNKRVSPDIMSRLADITSGLIVNKNISLEKKSISIRGRSTLFANDQPLVVLNNFPYEGDLDQINPNDVETITVLKDAAAASIWGTRAGNGVIVITTKTGKYNQKPQFSFNSNLSITEKPDLFYVPKLSSADFIDREKVLFSQDFYKSDESSLTHVPFSPVVELLIAKRDGKVDKDKADAAIESYKKYDFRNDVEKYLYRKSINEQYALSMNGGTENNRYFLSVGYDKSLASLVGNSNDRISINGNSTYSFLNKKLELSTGLYFIKSGTTQKNTGESTIKIGTGIIYPYAQLIDQQGNEIPFPYDYRSSFIDQARDKGLLDWYYRPLWEIKMADRNISSVNYQFNTALKYKFFKELNGEVQYQYRNIRGEDRNHYGPDTYFARNLINRFTQDSPDGTLNRVIPLGGILDLSNSNINSNLLRAQLNFNKDWNSRHQLNALAGYEIRELRSVSADSRLYGYDEAHETSKYVDYVNTFSNYYHPEGPKTRVPVNDLRKRLTDRNISYFLNGSYSYLSRYMLSFSARIDKSNLFGVNTNQKGVPLYSIGTSWNISREKFYHLNWMPEMKLRATFGYSGNIDKTLSALTTARYNNGAGTDNGLPYATIINPPNPELRWERVRMLNFGLDFSSKNNVFSGSIDYYRKQGLDLIGSAMMPGSTGINSFKGNTANTAGQGIDVVLNSRVLNESLKWNISLLGSYVTDRVTKYGIKATANAYLDAGFSNSIPLEGKPLSALYSYAWGGLDPVTGDPQGYLDGVLSKDYNKIIQTSTPESLIYHGSAKPVVFGALQQTLSYKGFSLNFNVAYRLGYYFRRNSVWFDGYLRGEAGVHGDFYKRWQQPGDESHTSVPSLPGIVNPNRDRLYVRSAALVERGDHIRLQDVHLSYNFPEIKSKGLPFTQMQIYAYANNLGLIWKANKSGLDPDYQSGPSPLMLSAGFKLGF from the coding sequence ATGAAAAAGTATGGATACCTTTTGCTGGTATTTCAATGCCTGGTTTTTGCAGGTTATGCCCAGCAAATTGTAAAAGGAAAAGTAGTTGCCGGAGAGGAGGAAACTCCGCTAAAAAGAGCAACCATTATAAATTTGAAAGACCAGAAAATGGTGCTGAGTAATGAAAATGGCGATTTTAGCATCAGTCTGGAGAATGGAAGCACCCAGTTGGAAGTGAGGTACATTGGTTATTTCACTAAAAGAGTAAATGTTAAAATTCCCGGTCAGAACGATTTACTCATTTTACTGAAGCCAGAATCGCAGAATCTGAAAGATGTGACCATAGTAAGTACAGGATACCAGCGGCTGCCAAAAGAGCGCGCTACTGGTTCTTATGTTCAGCTTGCTAACGAAGCTTTAAATAAAAGGGTAAGTCCTGATATCATGAGCCGCCTGGCGGATATCACATCCGGATTAATCGTGAACAAGAACATCAGCCTGGAAAAAAAGAGCATTAGCATCCGGGGCAGGAGTACCCTTTTTGCCAATGATCAGCCATTGGTTGTACTGAACAATTTCCCATATGAGGGTGATTTGGATCAGATCAATCCAAATGATGTAGAAACAATTACCGTTTTGAAAGATGCTGCTGCGGCCTCTATATGGGGCACAAGGGCAGGAAACGGGGTGATTGTCATTACAACTAAAACAGGAAAATATAATCAGAAGCCGCAGTTCTCCTTTAATTCAAACCTCAGTATAACTGAAAAACCGGATCTTTTTTATGTTCCGAAATTATCCAGTGCAGATTTTATAGATCGGGAAAAGGTGTTGTTCTCTCAGGATTTTTATAAGAGTGATGAGAGTTCATTGACTCATGTTCCTTTTAGCCCGGTAGTGGAATTATTAATTGCCAAACGGGATGGAAAGGTAGACAAAGACAAAGCCGATGCGGCAATCGAATCTTATAAGAAATACGATTTTAGAAATGATGTAGAGAAATACCTGTATCGGAAGAGTATCAACGAGCAATATGCTTTGAGTATGAATGGCGGTACAGAGAACAACAGGTATTTTCTTTCGGTAGGTTATGATAAAAGCCTGGCCAGCCTGGTTGGCAATTCCAACGATAGGATTAGCATTAATGGAAACAGTACCTATAGTTTTCTGAATAAAAAACTGGAGCTGAGCACAGGATTATATTTTATCAAAAGTGGTACCACTCAGAAAAATACAGGTGAAAGCACGATTAAAATCGGAACGGGAATTATATATCCTTATGCTCAACTGATAGATCAACAGGGGAATGAAATTCCCTTTCCTTATGATTATCGAAGCAGTTTTATTGATCAGGCCCGTGATAAAGGTCTGTTGGATTGGTATTACCGTCCATTATGGGAGATTAAAATGGCTGATCGTAATATCAGTAGTGTAAACTATCAGTTTAATACCGCTCTTAAGTACAAATTTTTTAAGGAGCTAAACGGAGAGGTTCAGTATCAATATCGAAATATCAGAGGAGAGGATAGAAATCATTACGGACCGGATACTTATTTTGCCCGAAACCTGATTAATAGGTTTACTCAGGATTCTCCTGATGGTACACTGAACAGAGTTATTCCATTGGGAGGGATTCTGGATCTTTCTAATAGTAACATAAACAGCAATTTATTGAGGGCACAGCTGAATTTTAACAAAGATTGGAATTCGCGGCATCAACTCAACGCACTGGCAGGTTATGAGATCCGGGAGTTGCGCTCCGTTAGTGCAGATTCCAGATTGTATGGCTATGATGAAGCGCACGAAACGAGCAAGTATGTGGATTATGTTAATACGTTTAGCAACTACTATCATCCGGAAGGACCGAAGACCAGGGTTCCGGTTAATGACCTCAGAAAGAGGCTAACCGATCGAAACATTTCTTATTTTCTTAACGGAAGTTATAGCTATTTGTCGAGATACATGCTGTCCTTTAGTGCCCGGATAGACAAGAGTAATTTGTTTGGGGTCAACACCAATCAAAAAGGGGTGCCTTTGTATTCAATAGGGACCAGTTGGAACATCAGCAGGGAGAAGTTTTATCATCTGAACTGGATGCCTGAGATGAAACTCCGCGCAACTTTTGGGTATAGTGGAAATATAGACAAAACGCTTTCTGCACTTACCACTGCAAGGTACAACAATGGGGCGGGCACTGATAACGGCCTTCCTTATGCTACAATTATAAATCCTCCAAATCCTGAGCTAAGGTGGGAACGGGTAAGAATGCTGAATTTCGGTTTAGACTTTAGTAGTAAAAATAATGTGTTTAGCGGAAGTATTGATTACTACAGAAAACAGGGATTGGATCTTATTGGCAGCGCAATGATGCCGGGTTCTACTGGAATCAACAGTTTCAAAGGGAATACAGCCAATACTGCCGGACAAGGTATAGATGTGGTGTTGAATAGCAGGGTGTTGAATGAATCCCTGAAATGGAATATCAGTTTGTTGGGGAGTTATGTTACAGATAGGGTAACGAAATATGGAATAAAAGCTACTGCAAATGCTTATCTGGATGCTGGATTCTCTAACTCTATACCTTTAGAAGGAAAGCCTTTATCTGCCCTTTATAGTTATGCCTGGGGCGGTTTAGATCCTGTAACAGGAGATCCTCAGGGCTATTTGGATGGGGTATTAAGTAAAGATTATAACAAGATCATTCAGACCTCAACTCCCGAAAGCCTGATCTATCACGGATCGGCGAAGCCCGTTGTGTTTGGTGCTTTACAGCAAACATTGAGCTATAAAGGCTTTAGCCTGAATTTCAATGTTGCTTATCGTCTGGGATATTACTTTCGAAGAAATTCAGTTTGGTTTGACGGGTATTTAAGGGGAGAAGCGGGGGTACATGGAGATTTTTATAAGAGGTGGCAACAGCCTGGTGATGAAAGTCATACCTCAGTTCCATCTCTTCCCGGTATAGTAAACCCAAACAGAGACCGGCTTTATGTGCGTTCGGCTGCATTGGTGGAGCGGGGAGATCATATTCGCTTGCAGGATGTACACCTGTCATATAATTTTCCGGAGATAAAGAGTAAAGGACTTCCGTTTACCCAGATGCAAATCTATGCCTATGCAAATAACCTGGGGTTAATATGGAAAGCAAACAAATCCGGACTTGATCCTGATTATCAAAGCGGGCCTTCGCCATTGATGCTTTCTGCTGGTTTTAAACTTGGATTTTAA
- a CDS encoding RagB/SusD family nutrient uptake outer membrane protein: MKKYEIIYLLICGIALFSCEKSFLDKKPDQALLVPSTLADFQMILDAPVFGDSPGINEISCGDFSISDAAFLRLTVLEQNAYLWKKNAFAGMPIVVEWYKAYQQVFSANVVLEGLKQMNDPSKESPDFNRLKATAWFYRALAFYELAGSFAKPYDPETARNDPGIPIRLISDVKVKSKRGTVQGTYDQILNDLKQAAYLLPETTLNKNRPTKCAAFALLSRVYLSMGNYNQALVYANEALKMNNKLLDYNELNKNAVGNVFPSPLPNGNHEVIFYRKLPLYSFPAVSPAAALDLDLYQSYADKDLRKLIFFRDRGNDVYTFRGNYSGTMTSSLFGGLATNELYLNKAECLARKNDVDGALESLNTLLKNRWERESFLPLKAEDSEECLKLILIERKKELVARGLRWSDLRRLNKDSRFAVTLRREINGVTYQLLPDDNRYVFPLPDNEITGPEMPQNP; the protein is encoded by the coding sequence ATGAAAAAGTACGAAATTATATATCTCCTGATTTGTGGGATCGCTCTGTTCTCTTGTGAGAAGAGTTTTTTAGATAAAAAGCCGGATCAGGCCTTGCTTGTTCCTTCTACCTTAGCCGATTTTCAGATGATTCTGGATGCACCGGTTTTTGGAGATTCACCAGGGATTAATGAAATCAGTTGCGGAGATTTCTCGATAAGTGATGCTGCCTTTTTGAGACTGACTGTACTGGAGCAAAATGCTTATTTATGGAAGAAAAATGCTTTTGCAGGAATGCCAATAGTGGTAGAATGGTATAAAGCGTATCAGCAAGTGTTTAGCGCAAATGTGGTGTTGGAAGGACTGAAGCAAATGAATGATCCTTCTAAAGAAAGCCCTGATTTTAATAGGCTCAAGGCAACTGCCTGGTTTTATAGGGCATTGGCATTCTATGAACTTGCAGGAAGTTTTGCTAAACCTTATGATCCTGAAACCGCAAGGAATGATCCTGGAATCCCAATCCGCTTAATTTCTGATGTGAAAGTGAAATCAAAAAGGGGAACAGTACAGGGAACTTATGACCAGATTTTAAATGATCTAAAACAGGCTGCCTATTTACTACCTGAAACAACCTTGAACAAAAATCGGCCTACAAAGTGTGCTGCATTTGCATTATTATCCAGAGTATATTTATCTATGGGGAATTATAATCAGGCATTGGTGTATGCAAATGAGGCTTTGAAGATGAATAATAAATTGTTGGACTACAATGAACTTAATAAAAACGCTGTAGGAAATGTCTTCCCATCACCGCTTCCAAATGGAAATCATGAGGTGATCTTTTATAGAAAACTTCCGCTCTATAGTTTTCCGGCGGTTTCCCCGGCTGCGGCTTTAGATTTGGATCTATACCAATCCTACGCTGATAAAGATCTAAGAAAGTTGATCTTTTTTAGAGACCGTGGGAATGATGTATATACTTTTAGGGGGAATTACAGTGGAACTATGACATCAAGTTTGTTTGGAGGATTAGCAACGAATGAACTTTACTTAAACAAAGCAGAATGTTTGGCCAGAAAAAATGATGTAGATGGAGCACTGGAGTCGCTTAATACCCTATTGAAAAATCGATGGGAAAGAGAAAGTTTCCTTCCATTGAAAGCAGAGGACTCAGAGGAATGTCTTAAATTAATTTTAATTGAGCGAAAAAAAGAATTGGTAGCGAGGGGATTGCGTTGGTCAGACCTGAGAAGATTGAATAAAGACTCCCGATTTGCAGTCACATTAAGACGAGAGATTAATGGGGTAACTTATCAACTTTTGCCAGATGATAACAGGTATGTGTTTCCGCTTCCTGATAATGAAATCACTGGTCCGGAGATGCCTCAAAATCCTTAA
- a CDS encoding DUF6520 family protein, with the protein MKNKNRFLPFLALMLGIGLAFSQFAFKAKDNGLSKTMLIYGYDEGNPSNPWVLDGTPGYECVVSFQDCKYYFSTPPTPTTPRSAGIPVDDSEFGSYQKVIQ; encoded by the coding sequence ATGAAAAATAAAAATAGATTTTTACCATTTCTGGCTTTAATGTTGGGAATAGGATTAGCTTTTAGCCAGTTTGCTTTTAAAGCTAAAGACAATGGACTTTCTAAAACCATGTTGATTTATGGTTATGATGAAGGTAATCCAAGTAATCCCTGGGTTTTGGACGGGACACCGGGGTACGAGTGTGTAGTAAGTTTTCAAGATTGTAAATACTATTTTTCAACTCCGCCAACTCCTACTACTCCAAGGTCAGCAGGAATTCCTGTAGATGATTCTGAGTTTGGTAGTTACCAAAAAGTAATACAATAA